The DNA segment AGAACTGATTCTTATTTTATTATCTGTTCATGGATTTAATGGACTAAGGGTGATATTACTAGAATTAAAACAAGGACGAATTTATGAAAAAGCCGTCTCGTATGGTTGTCTTGCAGCCATGATTGGATTAATAGCATATGGCTCAAGAACAATTATTATGACTAACATGGGGATGATATAGAAATGGCACAAGTTTCTAGTATTCCAAACGAGCAAACATCACCAACGTCAAAATTAATTACACTTAGAATTTCCCGATTTAATCCAGAACATGATGAGTCAAGTGGATTCATGGAGTTTTCAGTCTCATATGAAAAATGGACAACTGTTCTTGAAGCAATTTTGGATGTAAAAAAACACCTTGACCATTCAGTTGCAGTAAGATATTCTTGTAGACAAGCAACATGTGGTTCATGTGGAATGATCATCAATGGAAAACCAAGATTGGCATGTTTTACAAAAATTAGTGAATTAGACTCTAATGTTGTGACAGTTGAACCAATGAATAATTTCCCAATTATCCGTGACTTGGCTGTAAAGTTTGAAAAATTATTTGACACTCATCAAAAAATTAAACCATATCTAATTCGTGATGACACTGAACTAGAATCTGATGAAAAAGAATTTCTACAATCCCCTGAAGAAGTAGAGCAATATATCCAATTTGCAAACTGTATCAAATGCGGTCTGTGTAATTCTGCATGTCCTACAATGGCAACTGATTCTTCATTTGTTGGTCCTCAAGCATTAGCACAAGCATATCGTTATGTTGCTGATAGCAGAGATAAAGGAAAGGATTCTAGATTAAAAATAATAGATGATTCTCATGGAATTTGGAGGTGTCATTTTGCTGGCTCTTGTAGTCAAGTCTGTCCAAAAGGAGTTGATCCTGCAATGGGAATTCAACTACTTCGAGGATATATGCTAGGTTTTAGAAGCTAACCTGATTTTTTTGGTTTTGAACTATTATTTACCTGATTGTTAATCTGTTCAGCCATGAAGTGGTTTGAAACATTAACTTTAACGTCATCTACACCGTCTACTTTTAGTAGATTATCATGAACATCTTGACAAATCTTAAAACCGAACACTGCAGGACAGAATGGACTTGTAAGATGTAAATCCACTTTGACATTGCTGTTGTTAATATCCACTTCATCAATTAATTCTAGTTCTACAATTGACGTGTTAATTTCCGGATCCACAATCTTTGATAATTCGTCGAATATTTTTACTCGCATCTGTTTGATATCTTGGCTCATGTCGTAAAAACCATTGTTGCTATATATAACCATTATAGAACCTTAGGTAATGTATCGTTCTCGTCTTGGTACTGATTTGAGTGATATTACTTTAGATTATGTTTCATCGATAAACGATGATTCTGAAATTGCTCTTTATGATATTCTTGGAAGCCAAGCACATGCTTTGATGTTGTTTCAAAAAAACATCATCACAAAAAATGATGTAAAAAAAATTTTATCTGCATTAGAGAATTTGAAAAATGTAAAATTTGATACATCTTCTGGAGCCGAAGATATTCATGAATTAATTGAAACATTAGTGATTAAGAAAGCGGGAATGGCAAGTGGTGGAAAAATGCATACTGCAAGATCTCGAAATGATCAAGTTGTTTTAGATATCAGAATGAAAATTAGAGATGATGTCAATATTGTATGTAATTGTCTTTTAGATACTATTGAAGCTCTTGTATCTGTGGCTAAAAACCACCAAAAAACCATCATGCCACTTTATACTCATCTCCAACAAGCTCAAGCAGGTCTTTTTTCACATTATCTTTTAGCACATGCTGATGTTTTAACCCGAGATTTTGAAAGACTGTATGGAACATTTGAACGAATTAATCAAAGCCCTCTTGGAGCTGGGCCTGTTGGTGGAACAAGCATTCCAATTGATAGACATAGTACAGCAAAGATGTTGGGTTTTGATGGTCTTGTTGAAAATTCTATCGATGCTACAAGTACACGTGATTTTGTAGCAGAATATGTTGCAATGATTTCTATCATGATGACTAATCTCAGCAAAATATCTGAAGACTTTGTTATTTGGTCTACATCCGAATTTTCTTTCATTGAACTCTCAGATGAATTCACATCCCCTTCAAGCGTAATGCCTCAAAAAAAGAATCCGGATATTTTAGAATTGACAAGAGGTAAAACGGCAGAAATCATTGGTAATCTAACTGCGATTCTAACCACTGTTAAAGGATTAGCATCTGGATATGGACGTGATTTACAACAAATAAAATCCTCTATTTGGTCAACGTCAAAAATATCTATCAGTGCATTATTAATTTTAAAATCAAT comes from the Candidatus Nitrosopumilus sediminis genome and includes:
- a CDS encoding succinate dehydrogenase/fumarate reductase, with protein sequence MRESTIMKIHYGTALAAVALVAVHILMRLTQGFAESLEYENVLANYKFIPYAAMLELILILLSVHGFNGLRVILLELKQGRIYEKAVSYGCLAAMIGLIAYGSRTIIMTNMGMI
- a CDS encoding metal-sulfur cluster assembly factor, whose protein sequence is MSQDIKQMRVKIFDELSKIVDPEINTSIVELELIDEVDINNSNVKVDLHLTSPFCPAVFGFKICQDVHDNLLKVDGVDDVKVNVSNHFMAEQINNQVNNSSKPKKSG
- a CDS encoding succinate dehydrogenase/fumarate reductase iron-sulfur subunit, with amino-acid sequence MAQVSSIPNEQTSPTSKLITLRISRFNPEHDESSGFMEFSVSYEKWTTVLEAILDVKKHLDHSVAVRYSCRQATCGSCGMIINGKPRLACFTKISELDSNVVTVEPMNNFPIIRDLAVKFEKLFDTHQKIKPYLIRDDTELESDEKEFLQSPEEVEQYIQFANCIKCGLCNSACPTMATDSSFVGPQALAQAYRYVADSRDKGKDSRLKIIDDSHGIWRCHFAGSCSQVCPKGVDPAMGIQLLRGYMLGFRS
- the argH gene encoding argininosuccinate lyase, with the protein product MYRSRLGTDLSDITLDYVSSINDDSEIALYDILGSQAHALMLFQKNIITKNDVKKILSALENLKNVKFDTSSGAEDIHELIETLVIKKAGMASGGKMHTARSRNDQVVLDIRMKIRDDVNIVCNCLLDTIEALVSVAKNHQKTIMPLYTHLQQAQAGLFSHYLLAHADVLTRDFERLYGTFERINQSPLGAGPVGGTSIPIDRHSTAKMLGFDGLVENSIDATSTRDFVAEYVAMISIMMTNLSKISEDFVIWSTSEFSFIELSDEFTSPSSVMPQKKNPDILELTRGKTAEIIGNLTAILTTVKGLASGYGRDLQQIKSSIWSTSKISISALLILKSILLTLKVNEKQMKKVTQSSNLIALDIAEKLVQEGIPFRVTHKISGSLVQSSYISKKPISKLTLSEIRKSVEGTKIDPKIVSNIISSTTVVSSLKDRTSFGSSGYEEQKRMISDRIQKINQYRIDVSKRENRISSSIDELTKQINAIIK